One region of Lagopus muta isolate bLagMut1 chromosome 13, bLagMut1 primary, whole genome shotgun sequence genomic DNA includes:
- the LOC125699783 gene encoding cyclic nucleotide-gated olfactory channel-like isoform X3 produces MAVLCGGPCRGLVLPLAGRHCCSCSLQLVLACGQVSWDVAGLLSPLALIFTSLLWLRACFSDLQKTYVVLWLVLDYISDCIYTGDIVIRLHTGFLEQGLLVKDLKKLRDNYVYTLQFKLDVLSILPTDLVYFAVGLHRPELRFNRLLHFSRMFEFFDRTETRTSYPNIFRIGNLVLYILVIIHWNACIYYAISKAIGFGEDTWVYPNVTDPEYGYLTREYVYCLYWSTLTLTTIGETPPPVRDEEYLFVIFDFLIGVLIFATIVGNVGSMISNMNATRAEFQAKIDAIKHYMQFRKVSKDMETKVIKWFDYLWTNKKAVDEREVLKSLPDKLRAEIAINVHLETLKKVRIFQDCEAGLLVELVLKLRPQVFSPGDYICRKGDIGKEMYIIKEGKLAVVADDGITQYALLTAGGCFGEISILNIKGSKMGNRRTANIRSLGYSDLFCLSKEDLMEAVTEYPDAKKVLEERGREILSKEGLLDESAEEESMEGKSVEEKLERLTLNLDTLHTRLGRLLTEYNDAQMKLKQRISVLESQMRQQDLEDFFSDSSDSLSEVEGEAIPTGSQ; encoded by the exons GGGGACTGGTATTACCGCTGGCTGGCCGTCATTGCTGTTCCTGTTCTCTACAACTGGTGCTTGCTTGTGGCCAGGTGAGCTGGGATGTTGCAGGGCTCTTGTCTCCTCTAGCCCTCATCTTCACCTCCTTGTTGTGGCTCAG GGCTTGCTTCAGTGACCTGCAGAAGACTTATGTTGTCCTCTGGCTGGTGCTAGATTACATCTCAGACTGCATCTACACTGGGGACATAGTGATCCGCCTGCACACAG GTTTCTTGGAACAGGGCCTCCTGGTTAAGGACCTGAAGAAATTACGGGATAACTACGTCTACACCTTGCAGTTCAAGCTGGATGTTCTCTCCATCCTGCCCACAGACCTGGTGTACTTTGCTGTGGGATTGCACCGCCCTGAGCTGAGATTCAACAGGCTGCTGCACTTCTCCCGCATGTTTGAGTTCTTTGACAGGACAGAGACCAGAACCAGCTACCCCAACATCTTCCGTATCGGCAACTTGGTTCTTTATATCCTGGTGATCATCCATTGGAATGCATGCATTTACTATGCCATCTCCAAGGCCATAGGCTTTGGAGAAGATACCTGGGTCTATCCCAATGTCACAGACCCTGAATACGGGTATCTCACCCGGGAGTATGTCTACTGTCTCTACTGGTCTACCCTGACTTTGACTACCATTGGAGAGACCCCTCCTCCCGTGCGCGATGAAGAATACCTCTTTGTGATCTTTGATTTCCTCATCGGTGTCCTCATCTTTGCCACCATTGTGGGGAATGTAGGATCCATGATATCCAACATGAATGCCACCAGAGCAGAGTTCCAGGCAAAAATCGATGCCATTAAACACTACATGCAGTTCCGCAAGGTGAGCAAAGACATGGAAACCAAAGTCATCAAGTGGTTTGATTACCTGTGGACCAACAAGAAGGCAGTAGATGAACGGGAAGTTCTCAAGAGTCTTCCTGATAAACTAAGGGCAGAGATTGCCATCAATGTTCACCTGGAGACACTGAAGAAGGTGAGGATTTTCCAGGACTGCGAGGCAGGTCTACTGGTGGAGCTGGTGCTGAAGCTTCGCCCTCAGGTGTTCAGCCCAGGGGATTACATTTGCCGCAAGGGAGATATTGGAAAAGAGATGTACATCATCAAGGAGGGGAAGCTGGCCGTGGTGGCAGATGATGGAATAACGCAATATGCTTTGCTCACTGCAGGCGGCTGCTTTGGTGAGATCAGCATCCTGAACATTAAAGGGAGCAAAATGGGCAACCGGCGCACAGCCAACATCCGTAGCTTGGGCTACTCTGATCTTTTCTGCCTGTCAAAGGAAGATCTAATGGAAGCGGTCACAGAGTATCCTGATGCCAAAAAGGTCTTGGAGGAACGTGGCCGGGAGATCCTTAGCAAGGAAGGCCTGCTGGATGAGTcagctgaagaagaaagcatGGAAGGGAAGAGTGTGGAAGAAAAGCTGGAGAGACTGACCTTGAACCTGGACACACTTCACACTCGCCTTGGAAGGCTCCTGACAGAGTACAATGATGCCCAGATGAAGCTCAAGCAGCGCATTAGTGTCCTGGAGTCCCAAATGAGGCAGCAGGATCTGGAAGACTTCTTCTCAGATAGTTCAGACAGTCTATCTGAGGTTGAGGGTGAAGCTATACCTACTGGGTCGCAATGA